Proteins co-encoded in one Bacillus paramycoides genomic window:
- the dnaE gene encoding DNA polymerase III subunit alpha, with the protein MKFVHLQCQTVFSLLKSACKIDELVVRAKELGFSSLAITDENVMYGVIPFYKACKKQGIHPIIGLTASIFSEEEEKSYPLVLLAENEIGYQNLLKISSSIMTKSKEGIPKKWLAHYAKGLIAISPGKDGEIEQLLLEDKESQAEEVARMYQSMFGNFYMSLQHHAIQDELLLQEKLPEFMSRINVPVVATNDVRYINQSDALVHECLLSVESGTKMTDPDRPRLKTDQYYLKSSDEMEALFSHVEEAIYNTVAIAERCKVEIPFHVNQLPKFPVPANETNDMYLRRVCEEGLQKRYGTPKEVHIKRLNHELNVISSMGFSDYFLIVWDFMKYAHENHILTGPGRGSAAGSLVSYVLEITDIDPIEYDLLFERFLNPERVTLPDIDIDFPDIRRDEMIRYVKDKYGQLRVAQIVTFGTLAAKAAIRDIARVMGLPPRDIDIFSKLIPSKLGITLKDAYEESQSLREFIQGNLLHERVFEIAKRVEGLPRHTSIHAAGVIMSQEPLTGSVAIQEGHNDVYVTQYPADVLEELGLLKMDFLGLRNLTLLENIIKFIVKKTGTQIDIRNLPLQDEKTFQLLGRGDTTGVFQLESGGMRNVLRGLKPNEFEDIVAVNSLYRPGPMEQIPTFIESKHGKRKIEYLHPDLKPILERTYGVIVYQEQIMQIASKLAGFSLGEADLLRRAVSKKNRDILDQERKHFVQGCLQNGYDETSAEKIYDLIVRFANYGFNRSHAVAYSMIGYQLAYLKANYTLEFMTALLSSAIGNEDKIVQYIRETKRKGFHVLPPSLQKSGYNFQIEGDAIRYSLLSIRNIGMATVTALLEEREKKMFEDLFEFCLRMPSKFVTERNLEAFVWSGCFDDFGVSRTNLWKSLKGAVEYANLARDLGDAVPKSKYVQGEELSFIEQLNKEKEALGFYLSSYPTAQYVKLAKELEIPSLAQAMRHKKKVQRAIVYITSVRVIRTKKLQKMAFITFCDQNDEMEAVLFPETYIHFSDRLQEGAIVLVDGMIELRNHKLQWIVNGLYPLEEMDVYEEKKDASVYVKLPSQYEKKLLNQVTKILFDYSGFAKVLIYYEKEHKMVQLSRSLSIHPSEECLGALREIVGEENVVVKI; encoded by the coding sequence GTGAAGTTTGTGCATTTACAATGTCAAACCGTTTTTAGTTTATTAAAAAGTGCTTGTAAAATTGATGAGCTTGTAGTCAGGGCGAAAGAGCTTGGTTTTTCATCACTTGCTATTACGGATGAAAATGTTATGTATGGCGTTATTCCGTTTTATAAAGCGTGTAAGAAACAGGGCATACATCCTATCATCGGCTTAACAGCTTCTATTTTTAGTGAAGAAGAAGAAAAATCTTATCCGCTTGTTTTACTTGCGGAAAATGAAATAGGGTATCAAAATTTATTAAAGATTTCTAGTAGCATTATGACGAAGTCAAAAGAAGGTATTCCGAAAAAGTGGCTTGCCCATTATGCGAAAGGATTAATTGCCATTTCACCAGGTAAAGATGGGGAAATTGAACAATTATTATTAGAAGACAAAGAGAGTCAAGCTGAAGAAGTAGCTCGTATGTATCAAAGCATGTTTGGCAATTTTTATATGAGTTTACAGCATCATGCGATTCAAGATGAACTGCTTCTGCAAGAAAAATTACCTGAATTTATGAGTAGGATAAATGTTCCCGTCGTTGCAACAAACGATGTACGCTACATTAATCAAAGTGACGCACTCGTTCATGAATGCTTATTATCTGTTGAAAGTGGAACGAAAATGACGGATCCAGATAGGCCGAGGCTGAAAACAGATCAATATTATTTAAAATCATCAGATGAAATGGAAGCATTATTTTCTCACGTAGAAGAAGCGATTTATAACACAGTAGCAATTGCAGAACGTTGCAAGGTAGAAATACCGTTTCATGTAAATCAATTACCGAAATTCCCTGTTCCAGCCAATGAGACGAATGATATGTATTTACGCCGCGTTTGTGAAGAAGGGTTGCAGAAACGTTATGGTACGCCGAAAGAAGTACATATAAAGCGTTTGAATCATGAATTAAACGTTATTTCTAGTATGGGGTTTAGTGATTATTTCCTAATCGTCTGGGATTTTATGAAATATGCGCATGAAAATCATATTTTAACAGGGCCAGGACGTGGGTCCGCGGCTGGCTCACTCGTTTCTTACGTATTAGAAATTACAGATATTGATCCAATTGAATACGATCTATTATTTGAAAGATTTTTGAACCCTGAACGTGTGACGCTTCCAGATATTGATATTGATTTTCCGGATATAAGACGCGATGAGATGATTCGATATGTGAAAGATAAATATGGTCAGCTTCGTGTTGCTCAAATTGTAACGTTCGGAACGCTTGCAGCGAAAGCGGCAATTAGAGATATTGCGCGTGTAATGGGGCTTCCGCCGCGAGATATTGACATATTCTCAAAACTTATCCCATCAAAGCTCGGTATAACGTTAAAAGATGCATATGAGGAATCGCAATCACTCCGTGAGTTTATACAAGGAAACCTTCTGCATGAGCGTGTGTTTGAAATTGCAAAGCGTGTAGAAGGCTTACCGCGTCATACGTCTATTCATGCAGCTGGCGTTATTATGAGCCAAGAGCCGTTAACCGGAAGTGTTGCAATTCAAGAAGGGCATAACGATGTGTATGTTACGCAATACCCAGCTGATGTATTAGAAGAGCTTGGGTTGCTCAAGATGGACTTTTTAGGATTACGTAATTTAACGTTACTTGAAAATATTATAAAGTTTATTGTGAAAAAGACGGGGACACAAATCGATATAAGAAATTTACCACTTCAAGATGAAAAGACGTTTCAATTGTTAGGTAGAGGGGATACAACAGGTGTATTCCAGCTTGAATCAGGTGGTATGCGAAATGTACTTCGCGGGTTAAAACCGAATGAATTTGAAGATATTGTCGCTGTTAACTCGTTATATAGACCAGGACCGATGGAACAAATTCCGACCTTTATTGAATCAAAGCACGGAAAAAGAAAAATTGAATATTTACATCCAGACTTAAAGCCCATTCTAGAAAGAACATACGGTGTGATTGTATACCAAGAACAAATTATGCAAATTGCTTCGAAGTTAGCGGGATTCTCGCTTGGAGAAGCAGATTTATTACGCCGTGCAGTGAGTAAAAAAAATCGTGATATTTTAGATCAGGAACGTAAGCATTTTGTACAAGGCTGTTTACAAAATGGTTATGACGAGACATCTGCTGAGAAAATTTACGATTTAATTGTAAGATTTGCGAATTACGGTTTTAACCGAAGTCACGCGGTAGCCTACAGTATGATTGGATATCAGCTTGCCTACTTAAAAGCGAATTATACGCTGGAATTTATGACGGCACTATTATCGAGTGCAATTGGAAATGAAGATAAGATTGTGCAGTATATACGAGAAACGAAGCGAAAAGGTTTTCATGTTTTGCCGCCATCTCTTCAGAAAAGTGGTTATAATTTCCAAATAGAAGGCGATGCGATACGTTACAGTCTACTTTCCATTCGAAACATCGGAATGGCTACAGTGACAGCATTACTCGAAGAACGAGAGAAAAAAATGTTTGAAGATTTATTTGAATTTTGCCTTCGCATGCCATCAAAATTTGTGACAGAGCGAAATTTAGAGGCATTCGTCTGGTCTGGATGTTTTGACGATTTTGGTGTTTCGAGAACGAATTTGTGGAAAAGCCTTAAAGGAGCGGTAGAATACGCAAATCTTGCACGTGATTTAGGAGATGCTGTCCCAAAATCAAAATACGTACAAGGAGAAGAGCTTTCTTTTATTGAACAGTTAAATAAAGAAAAGGAAGCACTAGGTTTTTATTTATCGAGCTATCCGACAGCACAGTATGTGAAGTTAGCGAAAGAATTAGAAATTCCATCTCTCGCCCAGGCGATGCGGCATAAGAAAAAGGTACAAAGAGCTATCGTGTATATAACAAGTGTAAGAGTGATTCGTACGAAAAAGTTGCAGAAGATGGCGTTTATTACATTTTGTGATCAAAATGATGAAATGGAAGCAGTTCTTTTCCCCGAGACGTATATACATTTCTCAGATAGGTTACAAGAAGGAGCAATTGTTTTAGTTGATGGCATGATTGAGCTTAGAAATCATAAGTTGCAATGGATAGTAAATGGGCTATATCCGTTAGAAGAAATGGATGTGTATGAAGAAAAGAAAGACGCATCAGTTTACGTGAAATTGCCGTCTCAGTATGAGAAAAAGCTGTTAAATCAGGTTACTAAAATATTGTTTGACTATTCGGGTTTTGCGAAAGTACTAATTTATTATGAAAAGGAACATAAAATGGTACAATTATCTCGGAGTTTATCGATCCATCCAAGTGAAGAATGTTTAGGAGCACTTCGTGAAATTGTCGGGGAAGAAAATGTAGTTGTGAAAATATAA
- a CDS encoding YtrH family sporulation protein: protein MKRKAEIKTYFLYFVHIYEEERRMTMDVREHTFFSLLIISYFIAFGVILGGSLIGGFGAFLIGKPTLTYINQFAQNLRIWALVAAIGGTFDTFYSFERSFFGGDMKDIVKQILLIFFATGGMQTGLTIIKWLTQEHV, encoded by the coding sequence GTGAAGAGGAAAGCGGAAATCAAAACATACTTCTTATACTTTGTCCATATATATGAAGAAGAAAGGAGAATGACGATGGATGTAAGAGAACACACTTTTTTCTCTCTGCTTATTATTAGTTATTTTATTGCCTTTGGGGTTATACTTGGTGGTTCATTAATTGGTGGATTTGGTGCATTTCTTATCGGAAAACCAACTCTAACTTACATTAATCAATTCGCCCAAAATTTAAGGATTTGGGCACTCGTTGCAGCGATTGGCGGAACATTTGATACTTTTTATAGCTTTGAAAGAAGTTTCTTTGGCGGAGATATGAAAGATATCGTAAAACAAATTCTCCTTATTTTTTTCGCAACGGGTGGTATGCAAACGGGTCTTACTATTATTAAATGGCTAACGCAGGAACATGTATGA
- the ytrI gene encoding sporulation membrane protein YtrI — translation MRVPSANTAKRWYLVLAGAAVGGVLSWFIFLYIYGVFQEEQASKIAEQREIIEKQEAKLHVLLEDQEKLNTENKRLLTIQEIKIKLINREKYDLDNLTLENMTTSIHNDLQHLLTKNIQSIAKNKDLLKKVIENKTYKHYDRLYRFKVDTISFDTVLEISITIEKEK, via the coding sequence ATGAGAGTACCAAGTGCCAATACAGCAAAAAGATGGTATTTAGTTTTAGCTGGTGCTGCTGTTGGAGGCGTGTTGAGCTGGTTTATCTTTTTGTACATATACGGTGTTTTTCAAGAAGAACAAGCTAGTAAAATAGCAGAACAAAGAGAAATTATAGAAAAACAAGAAGCAAAGCTCCACGTCCTTCTCGAAGATCAAGAAAAATTGAATACTGAAAATAAACGGCTCTTAACCATTCAAGAGATTAAAATAAAACTTATAAATCGAGAAAAATACGATTTAGACAACCTTACACTTGAAAATATGACTACGTCTATCCATAATGACCTCCAACATCTTTTAACGAAAAACATTCAAAGTATAGCAAAAAATAAAGACCTACTCAAAAAGGTAATCGAAAACAAAACATACAAACATTACGATCGGCTATACCGTTTCAAAGTCGATACGATATCTTTTGATACAGTGCTTGAAATTAGCATTACGATAGAGAAAGAAAAATAA
- a CDS encoding DHH family phosphoesterase — translation MHEQILGAIKEFDTIIIHRHVRPDPDALGSQGGLGTILQESFPEKNIYTVGYNEPSLAYLRVMDDIEDSVYENALVIVCDTANQERVDDQRYAKGKMLIKIDHHPNEDPYGDITWVDTTASSTSEMIYEFYTYGKDKGLQITKEAARLILAGIVGDTGRFLFPNTTAKTLRYVSELVDMDVKFTDLYNEMYKTKEKIARLNGYILQNFTMVEEGAAYIKLTKEVLEKFDVLPSEASGVVGALGNIDGLKAWVLFLEEDDVIRVRLRSKGPVINKLAMQYNGGGHPMASGAKASSWEEADRLFADLRELCR, via the coding sequence ATGCATGAGCAAATTTTAGGAGCCATTAAAGAGTTTGATACAATTATTATTCACCGTCATGTGCGTCCAGATCCAGATGCGTTAGGTTCACAGGGCGGTCTTGGTACAATTCTACAAGAATCGTTTCCAGAGAAAAATATTTATACGGTTGGGTATAATGAACCGTCACTAGCATATTTACGAGTAATGGATGATATTGAAGATAGTGTATATGAAAATGCACTTGTTATCGTATGTGATACTGCGAACCAAGAACGTGTTGACGATCAACGCTATGCAAAAGGGAAGATGTTAATTAAAATTGACCATCATCCGAATGAAGATCCATACGGAGATATTACGTGGGTAGATACGACAGCAAGTTCTACAAGTGAAATGATTTATGAGTTTTACACATATGGAAAAGATAAAGGGTTACAGATAACAAAAGAAGCAGCTCGTCTTATTTTAGCGGGGATTGTTGGGGATACAGGTCGTTTCTTATTCCCGAATACAACAGCGAAAACACTTCGTTACGTAAGTGAGCTTGTTGATATGGATGTGAAGTTTACAGATTTATACAACGAAATGTATAAGACGAAAGAAAAGATTGCCCGTTTAAACGGTTATATTTTACAAAACTTTACGATGGTAGAAGAAGGAGCAGCTTACATTAAATTAACGAAAGAAGTATTAGAAAAGTTTGATGTACTTCCTTCTGAGGCATCCGGCGTTGTTGGAGCACTTGGTAATATTGATGGATTAAAGGCGTGGGTTCTATTTTTAGAGGAAGACGATGTGATTCGTGTTCGTCTTCGCTCAAAAGGACCAGTAATAAATAAATTAGCAATGCAATATAATGGCGGGGGGCATCCGATGGCTTCAGGTGCAAAAGCATCTTCTTGGGAAGAAGCGGATCGTCTTTTTGCTGATTTACGTGAGCTGTGTAGATAA
- a CDS encoding YtpI family protein translates to MPVLVFCIIVSFMLYLFYKTKYFRTNRPMEKGWLSGKSAMALGSFVLFFGINQFFLELSTARIIVGVLFVLFGSASVFNGFRQYKHFLPLAVEEAESYEAT, encoded by the coding sequence ATGCCAGTATTAGTCTTCTGTATTATCGTCTCATTTATGTTGTATCTCTTCTACAAAACAAAATACTTTCGTACAAACCGCCCAATGGAGAAAGGTTGGCTCTCTGGAAAATCCGCAATGGCACTCGGTTCATTCGTCTTATTCTTCGGGATAAACCAATTCTTTTTAGAACTTTCAACCGCTCGTATTATCGTTGGTGTTTTATTTGTTCTATTTGGTAGTGCAAGTGTATTTAATGGATTTCGCCAATATAAACATTTCTTACCATTAGCAGTTGAAGAGGCTGAATCTTATGAAGCAACATAA
- a CDS encoding DUF3949 domain-containing protein — translation MSSTVLFFGSIALFYFLVMIPIQYLYLQGLHEKKKKTGLSQRELYEKMSFGEEQLHLHVQGNPFNIPSAFVAYMILRVRGRKKASQY, via the coding sequence ATGTCATCAACAGTACTCTTTTTTGGTAGTATCGCACTATTTTACTTTCTTGTGATGATACCGATTCAATATTTATACTTACAAGGTTTACATGAAAAAAAGAAAAAAACAGGATTATCTCAGCGAGAGCTATATGAAAAAATGTCTTTTGGGGAAGAACAATTACACCTTCATGTGCAAGGCAACCCATTCAATATCCCTTCTGCATTTGTTGCATATATGATTTTAAGAGTTAGAGGACGTAAAAAAGCATCACAATATTGA
- a CDS encoding CBS domain-containing protein translates to MATKHNQILEHINSLPVGHKISVRQIAKDLSVSEGTAYRAIKDAENKGYVSTIERVGTIRIEQKKKENIEKLTYAEVVNIVDGQVLGGREGLHKTLNKFVIGAMKLEAMMRYTEAGNLLIIGNRTNAHQLALEAGAAVLITGGFDTEDHVKKLADELKLPIISSSYDTFTVATLINRAIYDQLIKKEIVLVEDILTPIEETLYLKPNDTVQQWHAYNEETMHGRYPIVDENKKVLGIVTSKDMIGVAKETPIDKVMTKHPITVNGKMSVAAAARMMVWEGIELLPVVDEGNKLQGIISRQDVLQALQMIQRQPQVGETIDDIVTNQFMTPKEAKNEHLYQFSVTPQMTNSIGTLSYGVFATIVTEATNRVIRAQKKSDLIVENLTIYFVKPVQIDNVVSVHPKVLEIGRKFGKVDVEVHHEGNVVGKALLMVQLIDK, encoded by the coding sequence TTGGCTACCAAGCATAACCAAATTTTAGAACATATTAATAGCCTGCCAGTAGGCCATAAAATTTCTGTAAGGCAAATTGCGAAAGATTTGAGTGTAAGTGAAGGGACAGCTTACCGTGCAATTAAAGATGCAGAAAATAAAGGATATGTTAGTACGATTGAACGTGTCGGAACAATTCGAATTGAACAAAAGAAGAAAGAGAATATTGAAAAGCTGACATACGCAGAAGTCGTTAACATTGTCGATGGTCAAGTACTTGGAGGCAGAGAAGGACTACATAAAACGTTAAATAAATTCGTAATCGGGGCAATGAAATTAGAAGCGATGATGCGCTATACAGAAGCTGGCAACTTACTTATTATCGGTAACCGTACGAACGCACATCAATTAGCGCTAGAAGCCGGAGCTGCGGTGTTAATTACGGGTGGATTTGATACGGAAGATCATGTGAAGAAATTAGCAGATGAATTAAAACTGCCGATTATTTCAAGTAGTTACGATACATTTACAGTTGCAACGTTAATTAACCGTGCGATTTACGATCAGCTTATTAAGAAAGAAATTGTACTCGTTGAAGATATTTTAACGCCAATTGAAGAGACACTATATTTAAAACCAAATGATACAGTGCAGCAATGGCATGCGTATAACGAAGAGACGATGCACGGAAGATATCCAATTGTTGATGAAAATAAAAAGGTATTAGGTATTGTAACTTCTAAGGATATGATTGGTGTAGCGAAAGAAACACCAATTGATAAAGTAATGACAAAGCATCCAATTACGGTAAATGGAAAAATGTCTGTCGCAGCTGCGGCTCGTATGATGGTGTGGGAAGGTATTGAGTTACTTCCTGTTGTTGATGAAGGAAATAAACTGCAAGGTATTATCAGCCGTCAAGATGTACTTCAGGCGTTGCAAATGATTCAGCGTCAACCACAAGTTGGGGAAACAATTGATGATATTGTTACGAATCAATTCATGACGCCGAAAGAAGCGAAAAATGAACATTTATATCAATTTTCAGTGACGCCACAAATGACGAATTCAATCGGAACGTTATCTTACGGTGTATTCGCAACAATTGTGACGGAAGCAACGAATCGCGTTATTCGTGCGCAAAAGAAGAGTGATTTAATTGTTGAGAACTTAACAATTTATTTCGTAAAACCAGTTCAAATTGACAATGTTGTATCGGTTCATCCGAAAGTATTAGAAATTGGACGTAAATTTGGTAAAGTTGATGTAGAAGTACATCATGAGGGTAATGTTGTTGGAAAAGCACTACTTATGGTGCAGTTGATCGATAAATAA
- a CDS encoding metal-dependent hydrolase, with product MKVSYHGHSVVKIETNGKVILIDPFLTGNPKTDLKAEDVKVDAILLSHGHGDHVGDTVELAKKNNAVVVAPFELATFLSWQGVNTHPMHIGGSHEFDFGKVKFTQAFHGSSYIDEENKTITYTGMPAGILFTAEEKTVYHAGDTALFSDMKLIGELNNIDVAFLPIGDNFTMGPEDAVLAAKWIQAKTVVPMHYNTFPVIEQDPYQFVEKLQNCTGKVLEAGESITL from the coding sequence ATGAAAGTATCTTATCATGGGCATTCAGTTGTAAAGATTGAAACGAATGGAAAAGTGATTTTAATTGATCCGTTTTTAACGGGAAATCCGAAAACAGATTTAAAGGCTGAAGATGTAAAAGTAGATGCGATTCTTTTATCGCATGGACATGGCGATCATGTTGGAGATACAGTAGAGCTTGCGAAGAAAAATAATGCAGTTGTTGTGGCACCATTTGAACTAGCGACATTTTTAAGTTGGCAGGGTGTAAATACACATCCGATGCATATTGGCGGTTCGCATGAATTTGACTTCGGAAAAGTGAAGTTTACACAAGCATTCCACGGTTCTAGTTATATTGATGAAGAAAATAAGACGATTACATATACAGGTATGCCAGCGGGTATTTTATTTACAGCAGAAGAGAAAACTGTGTACCATGCAGGAGATACTGCTCTATTCTCTGATATGAAATTAATTGGGGAATTAAATAACATTGATGTAGCATTTTTACCAATTGGTGATAACTTCACAATGGGACCAGAAGATGCTGTTTTAGCAGCAAAATGGATTCAGGCGAAAACTGTTGTGCCGATGCATTACAATACGTTCCCGGTAATTGAACAAGATCCATATCAATTTGTAGAAAAGCTACAAAATTGTACAGGGAAAGTATTAGAAGCTGGAGAAAGTATTACACTATAG
- the pepQ gene encoding Xaa-Pro dipeptidase, with amino-acid sequence MNARLENLMQWLKEKNVEAAFLTSTPNVFYMTNFHCEPHERLLGMFVFQEKEPILICPKMEEGQARNAGWAHEIIGFTDTDRPWDMIAKAIKDRGINANAVAIEKEHLNVERYEELTKLFPNTSFKSAEEKVRELRLIKDEKELSILREAAKMADYAVEVGVNAIKEDRSELEVLAIIEHELKTKGIHKMSFDTMVLAGANSALPHGIPGANKMKRGDFVLFDLGVIIDGYCSDITRTVAFGDISEEQTRIYNTVLAGQLQAVEACKPGVTLGAIDNAARSVIADAGYGDFFPHRLGHGLGISVHEYPDVKAGNESPLKEGMVFTIEPGIYVPNVGGVRIEDDIYITKDGSEILTKFPKELQFVK; translated from the coding sequence ATGAATGCTAGATTAGAAAATTTAATGCAATGGCTAAAAGAAAAAAACGTAGAAGCTGCGTTCTTAACTTCTACACCAAACGTCTTTTACATGACAAACTTCCACTGTGAACCACACGAAAGACTTCTTGGTATGTTTGTATTCCAAGAAAAAGAACCTATTTTAATTTGTCCTAAAATGGAAGAAGGTCAAGCACGTAACGCTGGCTGGGCACATGAAATTATTGGGTTTACCGATACTGACAGACCATGGGATATGATTGCAAAAGCAATTAAAGACCGCGGCATCAATGCAAACGCAGTTGCGATTGAAAAAGAACATTTAAACGTAGAGCGCTACGAAGAATTAACAAAACTATTCCCAAATACATCTTTCAAATCAGCTGAAGAAAAAGTTCGTGAACTTCGTTTAATTAAAGATGAAAAAGAACTTTCTATTTTACGCGAAGCAGCTAAAATGGCGGACTATGCTGTTGAAGTTGGTGTAAATGCAATTAAAGAAGATCGTAGCGAGCTAGAAGTATTAGCAATTATCGAACACGAATTAAAAACAAAAGGTATACATAAAATGTCATTTGATACGATGGTATTAGCAGGTGCAAACTCTGCTCTTCCACACGGTATTCCAGGTGCAAACAAAATGAAACGCGGCGATTTCGTACTATTTGATTTAGGCGTAATCATTGATGGTTATTGCTCTGACATTACACGTACAGTAGCATTCGGTGACATTTCTGAAGAACAAACTCGTATTTATAACACTGTACTTGCTGGACAACTACAAGCAGTTGAAGCATGTAAACCAGGTGTTACACTTGGCGCAATTGACAACGCTGCTCGTTCTGTTATCGCAGATGCAGGTTACGGCGACTTCTTCCCGCACCGCCTTGGTCACGGACTTGGAATTAGCGTACACGAATATCCAGATGTAAAAGCTGGTAACGAGTCTCCATTAAAAGAAGGTATGGTCTTCACAATCGAGCCAGGTATTTACGTACCAAACGTAGGTGGCGTTCGTATTGAAGATGATATTTATATCACAAAAGACGGATCAGAAATTTTAACGAAATTCCCGAAAGAATTACAATTTGTGAAATAA
- a CDS encoding DUF3221 domain-containing protein, producing MNRHMKNFMFLSVFLIILSACNTKQVEQVVVKKVPEEGYVIVRNDTVFFVSDKTFETEVELQNYIEQQMNKEYPSHIVLSFKVKDAYNKLKTGDKIKVWSSQTLESYPAKMIVEKFEIVEK from the coding sequence ATGAATAGGCATATGAAAAACTTTATGTTTTTAAGTGTATTTTTAATCATATTATCAGCGTGTAATACAAAACAGGTAGAGCAAGTAGTAGTAAAAAAAGTACCTGAAGAAGGATATGTCATAGTAAGAAATGATACGGTATTTTTCGTCAGTGATAAAACGTTTGAAACGGAAGTAGAGTTACAAAATTATATAGAACAACAAATGAATAAAGAGTATCCATCACATATAGTTCTAAGTTTTAAGGTTAAAGATGCATATAATAAACTAAAAACAGGGGATAAAATAAAAGTATGGTCTTCTCAAACACTTGAAAGCTATCCAGCAAAAATGATTGTAGAGAAGTTTGAAATAGTAGAGAAATAG
- a CDS encoding DUF6176 family protein: MNVELTRFKVKQGKSHRVDEWMQLLNDNMKEVLLTLNDEKMYVETIFREIRDGEEYLYWYSVQGEGGALVENSHHEIDKKHLEFWYECIDEEAPSVDMKTEVVMIQDVVKDAMK; this comes from the coding sequence ATGAATGTGGAGTTAACGAGATTCAAAGTGAAACAAGGTAAAAGTCATCGTGTAGATGAATGGATGCAGCTTCTTAATGACAATATGAAAGAAGTGCTTTTGACATTAAACGACGAGAAAATGTATGTAGAGACAATTTTCCGGGAAATAAGAGATGGAGAAGAATACTTATATTGGTATTCTGTGCAAGGAGAAGGCGGGGCTCTTGTCGAAAATTCTCATCATGAAATTGATAAAAAGCACTTGGAATTTTGGTATGAGTGTATTGATGAAGAAGCACCATCTGTTGATATGAAAACAGAAGTTGTTATGATTCAAGATGTTGTGAAGGACGCGATGAAATAA
- a CDS encoding GNAT family N-acetyltransferase, which yields MKKLSVAEYRKILPILESLTRTTTFAYAVCDQMIDGEVFINEKLTAGLIITANGIYYLFGDTDDHNYNEDLFAYLKMAIEKTEKRFTLFTSSEEWEMMIEEHFSNVLRNIPRMKFQSITCEEKKQDCNKNTYEVKRIDRKDIAQSNEFTEEYYKEYWGSKETFLNGGFGFCIEQDGMIVAECVSIFNGNGFAEIDIVTHEAYQGKGLAQAVAIRFIEHCMQNDIIPCWDCYVDNIPSQNLASKLRFYNPIEYRLFVRKKTGE from the coding sequence ATGAAAAAATTATCTGTAGCCGAGTATAGAAAAATCCTTCCGATTTTAGAAAGTCTTACAAGAACAACGACGTTTGCTTATGCGGTATGTGATCAAATGATAGATGGTGAAGTTTTCATAAACGAGAAGTTAACAGCAGGATTAATTATTACAGCTAACGGTATCTATTATTTATTTGGTGATACAGATGATCACAATTATAACGAAGATTTATTTGCATATTTAAAAATGGCTATTGAAAAAACAGAGAAGAGATTTACATTGTTCACTTCGAGTGAAGAGTGGGAAATGATGATAGAAGAACATTTTAGTAATGTACTTCGGAACATTCCGCGAATGAAATTTCAAAGCATAACCTGTGAAGAGAAAAAACAAGATTGTAACAAAAATACATATGAAGTGAAGCGTATTGATAGAAAAGATATAGCACAAAGCAATGAGTTTACAGAGGAATATTATAAAGAATATTGGGGATCAAAAGAAACGTTTTTGAACGGTGGTTTTGGATTTTGTATAGAACAAGATGGGATGATTGTAGCTGAATGTGTTTCGATATTTAATGGGAATGGATTTGCTGAAATTGATATTGTGACGCATGAAGCATATCAAGGAAAAGGATTAGCACAAGCTGTTGCAATACGATTTATTGAACATTGCATGCAAAATGATATTATACCGTGCTGGGATTGTTATGTAGACAATATTCCTTCGCAAAATTTAGCTAGTAAATTACGTTTTTATAATCCAATAGAATATAGATTGTTTGTGCGTAAGAAAACGGGGGAATAA